A single region of the Chryseobacterium sp. 6424 genome encodes:
- a CDS encoding energy transducer TonB: MNIFTTSQENRFNEILFENRNKAYGAYQLRASESAILRKSLFLGIAVFAGISLTPVFINALDTAEVPSISDNSGHTLVPVDEIEPPAASQTPVVSIPPATVSIEMPTPTKNPVKDVAPPTVNDIRDAHIGLVTVSGPPPVSSYTPPVTLPQVPVAPPQSVPKPIDDSPVAKVDVEAKFSGGIDAFRIRVVQNFSTDDFEGRGEVLKTMVTFIVEKDGNISAVKATGKDPVFNAEAEKTIKKIKGKWTPAQLNGQSVRSYFKFPISMQFE, translated from the coding sequence ATGAACATTTTTACGACCTCTCAGGAAAACCGGTTTAATGAAATCCTTTTCGAAAACCGCAACAAGGCTTATGGAGCGTACCAATTACGCGCCAGTGAAAGCGCCATCCTAAGAAAATCACTGTTTCTGGGGATTGCCGTTTTTGCAGGTATCTCTCTCACTCCGGTGTTTATAAACGCTTTGGATACGGCCGAAGTACCTTCGATATCAGATAATTCTGGCCATACATTGGTTCCGGTGGATGAAATCGAGCCGCCTGCCGCTTCACAAACGCCGGTTGTCAGTATTCCGCCCGCCACGGTAAGCATCGAAATGCCGACACCTACTAAAAATCCTGTTAAAGACGTAGCGCCACCCACTGTAAATGATATACGAGATGCCCATATTGGTCTTGTCACCGTATCAGGGCCACCACCGGTTTCTTCATATACACCGCCTGTCACCTTGCCACAAGTGCCCGTAGCCCCTCCGCAAAGTGTACCAAAACCAATAGATGATTCACCGGTTGCAAAGGTAGATGTGGAAGCTAAGTTTTCGGGTGGGATAGATGCTTTCCGCATTCGGGTAGTACAGAATTTTAGTACGGATGATTTCGAAGGCCGTGGTGAGGTACTAAAGACCATGGTGACTTTTATTGTAGAGAAAGACGGTAATATTTCAGCCGTAAAAGCTACAGGGAAAGATCCCGTTTTTAATGCGGAAGCCGAAAAAACCATCAAAAAAATCAAAGGGAAATGGACGCCGGCGCAACTTAATGGCCAATCTGTAAGAAGTTACTTCAAATTCCCTATTTCTATGCAGTTTGAGTGA
- a CDS encoding adenylosuccinate synthase — protein sequence MSTYVVVGLQYGDEGKGKITDVLSAKSDYVVRFQGGDNAGHTVYAGEEKFVLHLLPSGVLQCRGKCVIANGVVVNPMAFLKEIGQIEEKGLKTDHVFISRRAHVIMPYHILLDTYREEETGGTHIGTTKKGIGPCYEDKIARIGIRMIDLLNPEILADKIQKNLKLKNSLFEKYYGKPTLAFDEIYQQYLALGEQLKHRIIDTETELNEAIREGKNILFEGAQAAMLDIDFGTYPYVTSSSPTTGGVCAGAGVPPTSLQNLIGVAKAYTTRVGEGPFPTELNNDLGEHIRKIGFEFGATTGRPRRTGWLDLVSLKHATMINGINNLVITKLDVLSGISPLKIATKYKTEDGKIIDYFTSSTTKLYDYEPIYEELDGWDEDITNARSYDELPQNAKKYIEFIEKYLGINVYLVSVGPERSQNIIRKELF from the coding sequence ATGTCAACTTATGTAGTGGTAGGCCTGCAGTATGGTGATGAGGGAAAAGGCAAAATCACGGATGTCCTCTCCGCAAAATCCGATTATGTAGTGCGTTTTCAGGGTGGCGATAATGCCGGTCACACCGTATATGCCGGTGAAGAGAAGTTCGTGCTTCACCTACTGCCCTCGGGCGTTTTACAATGCCGAGGCAAATGTGTTATTGCCAATGGGGTAGTCGTTAATCCTATGGCTTTCCTTAAAGAAATTGGGCAGATTGAAGAAAAAGGGCTTAAGACAGATCATGTATTCATCAGTCGCCGCGCACACGTCATCATGCCATACCATATCCTGCTGGATACCTACCGGGAAGAAGAAACCGGCGGCACCCACATTGGTACTACCAAAAAAGGTATCGGCCCTTGTTATGAGGATAAGATTGCGAGAATTGGCATCCGCATGATTGATTTGCTGAATCCTGAGATCCTCGCCGATAAAATCCAGAAAAACCTGAAACTCAAAAACTCACTTTTTGAAAAATATTATGGTAAACCTACGCTTGCATTTGATGAGATTTACCAGCAATATCTAGCCTTGGGCGAGCAGTTAAAACACCGCATCATCGATACCGAAACTGAACTTAATGAAGCCATCCGCGAGGGTAAAAACATCCTTTTCGAAGGGGCGCAGGCGGCGATGCTCGATATTGATTTCGGTACCTATCCGTATGTTACCTCATCATCACCTACTACGGGCGGTGTTTGTGCAGGTGCCGGTGTGCCACCAACCAGTCTGCAGAATTTAATAGGTGTGGCGAAAGCCTACACAACCAGAGTGGGCGAAGGCCCTTTCCCTACCGAACTTAATAATGATTTGGGCGAACATATCAGAAAAATCGGTTTTGAGTTTGGGGCTACTACAGGGCGTCCGCGAAGAACTGGCTGGCTTGACCTGGTGTCACTGAAACATGCGACGATGATTAACGGAATTAATAATCTGGTTATTACAAAACTTGATGTGCTTTCCGGTATTTCACCATTGAAAATTGCTACGAAATACAAAACCGAAGATGGTAAGATCATAGATTACTTCACATCCTCAACCACGAAATTGTACGATTATGAGCCAATTTATGAGGAACTTGACGGCTGGGACGAAGATATTACCAATGCCAGAAGCTATGATGAATTACCGCAGAACGCCAAGAAATATATTGAGTTTATCGAGAAATATCTCGGCATCAATGTATATCTGGTTTCCGTAGGTCCGGAGCGGAGCCAGAATATCATCCGTAAAGAACTTTTTTAA
- the hpt gene encoding hypoxanthine phosphoribosyltransferase yields MESIKIHDKTFIPYLRDAEIQEIVKETALKIYEDYKDETPVFIGVLNGVIMFFSDLLKHYPGQCEVAFIQMSSYVGTQSTGIVYQKMELTKDIKDRHIILVEDIVDTGNTVESLFKYFTETQRPKSVKLATFLLKPDVYKKDFKLDYVGKEIPNKFVLGYGLDYDEIARNLKDLYQLEEGRINE; encoded by the coding sequence ATGGAATCCATCAAAATTCACGACAAGACGTTTATTCCTTACCTGCGCGATGCCGAAATACAGGAAATCGTAAAAGAAACCGCCCTGAAAATTTACGAAGATTACAAAGATGAAACACCGGTATTTATTGGGGTTTTAAATGGCGTAATCATGTTTTTTTCAGACCTGCTGAAACATTATCCCGGCCAGTGCGAAGTCGCATTCATCCAGATGAGTTCGTACGTGGGCACACAATCTACAGGGATCGTTTACCAGAAAATGGAGCTTACCAAAGACATCAAGGACCGTCACATCATACTTGTTGAAGACATTGTAGATACCGGAAACACCGTTGAAAGTCTCTTTAAATACTTCACCGAAACCCAGCGCCCGAAATCTGTGAAATTAGCTACCTTCCTGCTAAAGCCTGATGTTTACAAAAAAGATTTCAAACTTGATTATGTCGGGAAAGAAATCCCGAACAAATTCGTGCTCGGCTATGGCTTGGATTATGATGAAATCGCCAGAAACCTGAAAGACCTTTACCAACTGGAAGAAGGCCGCATCAACGAATAA
- a CDS encoding adenylate kinase yields the protein MINIVLFGPPGSGKGTQAQHLIEKFNLKQISTGDLFRFNMKNGTALGTLAKSYIDKGELVPDQVTTDMLVDEIKKPTDAVGFIFDGYPRTANQTDALEQIVKEVLHDEISVCLSLVVDDEILVDRLLKRGETSGRTDDSNEEVIRNRIKEYYAKTAEVAELYKQQGKYVEVNGVGGIEEISEKLFAEVEKIKK from the coding sequence ATGATAAACATTGTACTCTTTGGCCCTCCGGGAAGTGGCAAAGGCACACAGGCACAACATTTAATTGAAAAATTCAACTTGAAACAGATCTCTACCGGCGATCTTTTCCGGTTCAATATGAAAAATGGCACCGCGCTCGGCACACTGGCCAAATCCTACATAGATAAAGGCGAGCTGGTGCCCGATCAAGTAACCACCGATATGCTGGTAGATGAAATAAAGAAGCCTACCGATGCTGTAGGTTTCATTTTCGATGGCTATCCGCGTACGGCCAACCAAACTGATGCGCTAGAGCAGATTGTGAAAGAAGTACTGCATGACGAGATTTCCGTATGTCTTTCTTTGGTGGTAGATGATGAAATCCTCGTGGATAGATTACTTAAAAGAGGCGAAACCAGCGGTAGGACAGATGATTCTAATGAAGAGGTCATCCGCAACAGAATTAAAGAATATTATGCTAAAACTGCTGAAGTAGCCGAACTTTACAAGCAGCAAGGCAAATATGTAGAAGTAAACGGCGTAGGCGGAATCGAAGAAATTTCCGAAAAACTGTTCGCCGAAGTAGAAAAAATAAAAAAATAA
- the obgE gene encoding GTPase ObgE, whose amino-acid sequence MSNFVDYVKIHCKSGHGGAGSAHLRREKYIPKGGPDGGDGGRGGHVIMKGNAHEWTLLPLRYTRHIKAERGENGGKNQLTGAYGADVYIEVPVGTIAKNEEGEIIGEILEDGQEIILMHGGKGGLGNEHFKSATNQTPRYAQPGLPGEEGFVTFELKLLADVGLVGFPNAGKSTLLAAVSAAKPKIADYAFTTLTPNLGIVDYRNYKSFVMADIPGIIEGAAEGKGLGHRFLRHIERNSILLFLIPADSEDYYQEFKILENELKEFNPELLDKDYILSISKSDMLDDELKQEIAAKFPEHRQPIFFSAITQEGLMELKDAIWKKLHG is encoded by the coding sequence ATGTCGAATTTCGTAGATTACGTAAAAATCCATTGTAAAAGTGGTCATGGCGGTGCAGGGTCTGCACACCTTCGCCGTGAAAAATATATTCCGAAAGGTGGCCCCGACGGTGGCGACGGCGGACGCGGTGGCCACGTGATTATGAAAGGAAACGCGCATGAATGGACGCTCCTGCCGCTTCGTTACACCCGCCACATCAAGGCGGAACGCGGCGAAAACGGTGGCAAGAACCAGCTCACAGGCGCATACGGTGCTGATGTGTACATTGAAGTCCCGGTGGGTACTATCGCCAAGAATGAAGAGGGGGAGATCATCGGTGAAATCCTTGAAGATGGCCAGGAAATCATCCTCATGCATGGTGGCAAAGGCGGTTTGGGTAACGAGCATTTTAAATCTGCCACCAACCAGACCCCGCGTTATGCACAACCCGGCCTGCCTGGGGAAGAAGGCTTCGTGACTTTCGAGCTTAAACTTCTGGCCGATGTCGGTTTGGTAGGTTTCCCGAACGCCGGCAAATCTACTTTGCTCGCAGCAGTTTCTGCCGCAAAACCTAAAATCGCCGATTATGCGTTCACTACTTTAACACCAAATTTGGGGATTGTAGATTACCGGAATTACAAATCTTTCGTAATGGCCGATATCCCGGGGATTATCGAAGGTGCGGCAGAAGGGAAAGGTCTCGGTCACCGTTTTCTGAGACATATCGAGCGGAATTCAATTCTTTTATTCCTGATCCCGGCTGATTCTGAAGATTATTACCAGGAATTTAAGATTCTTGAAAACGAGCTGAAGGAGTTTAACCCCGAACTTTTAGATAAGGATTACATTCTTTCAATCTCAAAATCAGACATGTTAGATGATGAACTTAAACAAGAAATAGCAGCAAAGTTCCCCGAACACCGCCAGCCAATTTTCTTTTCAGCCATCACACAGGAAGGTTTGATGGAACTGAAAGACGCGATCTGGAAAAAACTCCACGGATAA
- a CDS encoding DEAD/DEAH box helicase, whose protein sequence is MKFTDLKLIDPIAKALQEEGYVQPTPIQAKAIPSILEGRDLLGTAQTGTGKTAAFAIPILQNLTAKNIRNNQIKALVLTPTRELAIQIEESFNAYGRHLKLRNLVIFGGVKQGAQEQALKKGVDILVATPGRLLDFISQGLISLKNLDIFVLDEADRMLDMGFVHDVKRIIKLLPPKRQTLFFSATFPDEISKLANSMLTNPVKVEVAPVSSTADTIQQKVYFVDKENKLDLLTHILKNDISDSVLVFSRTKHGADKIARKLQSQKISAEAIHGNKSQNQRQNALSNFKSGKTRILVATDIAARGIDIDELKYVVNYELSDVSETYVHRIGRTGRAGADGSSISFVDGLDLINLKNTEKLIGKKIPVEKDHPFHTDNLVVEKRDSNNKPFTPRPKPQTKENIGYKKPKNKSNFSRNK, encoded by the coding sequence TTGAAATTTACTGATTTAAAACTCATTGATCCTATCGCAAAAGCGCTTCAGGAAGAAGGATACGTGCAACCCACCCCGATCCAGGCAAAAGCCATCCCCAGTATCTTAGAAGGTCGCGACCTTTTGGGAACCGCACAAACCGGAACAGGCAAAACGGCTGCTTTCGCCATCCCTATCTTACAGAATTTAACAGCGAAAAACATTCGCAACAACCAGATAAAAGCGCTGGTATTAACTCCGACCAGAGAATTGGCGATACAGATTGAAGAAAGTTTCAACGCGTATGGCAGACACTTGAAACTACGCAACTTGGTCATCTTCGGCGGCGTAAAACAAGGCGCACAGGAGCAGGCCTTGAAAAAAGGCGTAGATATCCTGGTGGCCACGCCGGGCAGACTGCTCGATTTCATTTCGCAAGGTCTCATTTCGCTTAAAAACCTTGACATCTTCGTTCTTGATGAAGCCGACCGTATGCTCGACATGGGTTTTGTGCATGATGTAAAACGCATCATTAAGCTTCTTCCACCAAAAAGACAGACTTTGTTCTTTTCCGCAACTTTCCCTGATGAAATCAGCAAACTCGCAAACTCGATGCTTACGAATCCTGTGAAGGTAGAAGTGGCTCCGGTTTCCTCAACAGCGGATACCATACAGCAGAAAGTATATTTCGTTGATAAAGAAAACAAGCTTGATCTGCTGACACATATACTTAAGAACGATATTTCAGATTCGGTATTGGTGTTTTCTCGGACCAAGCATGGTGCTGACAAGATCGCGCGAAAGCTACAGTCACAGAAGATTTCCGCAGAAGCCATCCACGGTAATAAATCCCAGAATCAAAGACAAAACGCGTTAAGTAACTTCAAATCCGGGAAGACCAGGATTTTAGTCGCTACAGATATCGCAGCACGCGGCATTGACATCGACGAACTGAAGTACGTGGTCAACTACGAACTTTCTGACGTGTCCGAAACGTACGTTCACCGCATCGGCCGTACCGGAAGAGCCGGCGCCGATGGCAGCTCGATCTCTTTTGTAGACGGTCTGGATCTCATTAACCTCAAAAATACGGAAAAACTGATCGGAAAGAAAATTCCGGTGGAGAAGGACCACCCTTTCCACACAGATAACCTGGTGGTTGAAAAAAGAGATTCGAACAACAAGCCGTTCACACCGAGACCAAAACCGCAAACCAAGGAAAATATCGGCTACAAAAAGCCGAAGAACAAAAGCAATTTTTCGAGGAATAAATAG
- a CDS encoding TatD family hydrolase has translation MIDTHTHLYSEEFDHDRNEMIERAISKGVTKFYLPAIDAETHEKMLNLENQYPEQIISMMGLHPCYVKPENWEAELQIVEHYLNQRHFAAIGEIGIDLYWDKTTLDIQVKAFEQQIDWAIERDLPIVIHTRESFDEVFEVLERKKHPKLRGIFHCFSGNLAQAKHAIDLNFILGIGGVITFKNGKIDQFLHEIPLDKIVLETDSPYLAPAPHRGKRNESSYLELVAGKLVDIYKVDFSEIDRITSENANRIFT, from the coding sequence ATGATTGACACGCATACGCATTTATATTCTGAAGAATTCGACCATGATCGGAATGAGATGATTGAAAGAGCCATTTCAAAAGGCGTAACAAAATTCTATCTTCCGGCAATTGATGCTGAGACACACGAGAAAATGCTGAATTTAGAAAACCAGTATCCTGAGCAGATTATTTCGATGATGGGCCTGCATCCGTGTTATGTAAAACCCGAAAATTGGGAGGCTGAACTCCAGATCGTTGAGCATTATCTCAATCAAAGGCATTTTGCGGCCATTGGCGAAATAGGTATCGACTTATATTGGGACAAAACCACGTTGGACATTCAGGTAAAAGCTTTCGAGCAGCAGATTGACTGGGCAATTGAAAGAGATTTGCCAATCGTGATTCATACCCGCGAGAGTTTTGATGAAGTTTTTGAAGTGTTAGAAAGGAAAAAACACCCCAAACTGCGTGGGATTTTCCATTGTTTCTCCGGAAATCTGGCGCAGGCAAAACATGCCATCGACCTGAATTTTATTTTAGGCATCGGCGGAGTCATTACCTTTAAAAATGGAAAGATCGATCAGTTTCTGCACGAAATTCCTTTAGATAAAATAGTGCTGGAAACCGATTCGCCTTACCTGGCGCCGGCTCCGCACCGCGGTAAACGCAACGAGAGTTCGTACCTGGAGCTTGTGGCCGGTAAACTGGTTGATATTTATAAAGTTGATTTTTCGGAAATAGATCGGATTACCTCGGAAAACGCCAATCGAATCTTTACATAA
- a CDS encoding GSCFA domain-containing protein, whose amino-acid sequence MKFRTEVQIPDSPQKIAADDRLFTIGSCFASEIARLLQTGQIQTLNNPFGTVFNPYSINKALKKLHASAFYTEEDLIKYNDEVISLDHHSSFNSRFVHQTLEKINTAVEEGNRFLQETGWVIVTYGTSFIYEFLPKNKLVANCHKIPGKHFRKRMLTHLELTDAIYETVTLLKDICESHVQILFTISPVRHTKDGMSENNLSKAKLITALHEILPQFDGCHYLPVYELMMDDLRDYRFYKEDMIHPNHQAIQYIWEKFGSAYFADETMDFVEENFKISQALQHRPTDAQHPKYEEFRNALNNRIAHQQAKVKHKIFINP is encoded by the coding sequence ATGAAATTTCGCACTGAAGTACAGATTCCTGATAGTCCGCAGAAAATCGCTGCGGATGACCGCTTATTTACGATAGGCTCTTGTTTTGCCTCCGAAATCGCTAGGTTGCTGCAAACCGGCCAGATACAGACTCTAAACAATCCTTTTGGGACCGTTTTCAATCCGTATTCCATCAATAAAGCGCTTAAAAAATTGCATGCGTCGGCATTTTATACCGAAGAAGATCTCATAAAATATAACGATGAGGTTATTTCGCTGGATCATCACAGCAGTTTCAATTCGCGTTTTGTACATCAGACACTCGAAAAAATCAATACTGCGGTAGAAGAAGGCAACCGTTTTCTACAGGAGACAGGTTGGGTTATTGTGACCTATGGGACTTCATTTATTTATGAATTTCTACCGAAAAACAAACTGGTCGCGAACTGTCATAAAATCCCGGGCAAACATTTCAGGAAAAGGATGCTTACCCATTTGGAGCTTACCGATGCCATTTATGAAACCGTAACGTTGCTAAAAGATATTTGTGAAAGCCACGTACAGATTCTTTTTACGATATCGCCGGTTCGCCATACGAAAGACGGGATGAGCGAGAACAACCTCAGCAAAGCAAAACTGATCACCGCGCTGCACGAAATTTTACCGCAATTTGATGGTTGCCATTATCTGCCCGTTTATGAACTGATGATGGATGATTTGCGCGATTACCGCTTTTACAAAGAAGACATGATCCATCCCAACCACCAAGCCATACAGTACATCTGGGAAAAGTTCGGTAGTGCTTATTTTGCTGATGAAACAATGGATTTTGTAGAAGAAAATTTTAAGATTTCGCAGGCACTCCAACATCGTCCTACTGATGCTCAACATCCGAAATATGAAGAGTTCCGCAACGCGCTGAACAATAGGATTGCCCACCAACAGGCAAAAGTGAAGCATAAAATATTCATTAATCCGTAA
- a CDS encoding polyprenyl synthetase family protein, translated as MQFLEEYQEIVSKAIEKYAFKDKPTELYDPMNYIISHGGKRLRPIMVLMANDLFGGDMKKAIKPALAIEFFHNFTLIHDDIMDEAPLRRNVPTIHTLHGINTGILSGDALLMKSYKFFEDLEPELFKACVRVFTHTGLLLCEGQQYDINFETQGDVTFNDYIRMITYKTGVLSASSFEIGALIAGADFKDAKAAFNFGKNVGIAFQIMDDYLDVFGDQEQFGKKHAGDIYENKKTVLYLLAKEHGTEEEQKELDYWYAKKTDNVDKVYSVEKIFRRTKVDEKTLMLIQKYNEIAQGYLNQINVPDEKKKPFIELANYLLRRES; from the coding sequence ATGCAGTTTTTAGAAGAATATCAGGAAATCGTATCGAAAGCTATTGAGAAATATGCCTTTAAGGACAAACCTACCGAATTGTATGATCCCATGAATTATATTATTTCGCATGGTGGCAAAAGGCTGAGGCCCATTATGGTACTCATGGCCAATGACCTGTTCGGTGGTGATATGAAAAAGGCCATTAAACCTGCGCTCGCGATTGAATTCTTCCATAATTTCACCCTAATCCATGATGATATTATGGATGAGGCTCCGCTGCGCCGAAATGTCCCGACAATACATACGCTGCACGGCATCAATACCGGTATCCTGTCAGGCGACGCCCTGCTGATGAAATCGTATAAGTTCTTTGAAGACCTGGAGCCCGAACTTTTCAAGGCCTGCGTACGTGTCTTCACGCATACTGGCTTACTTCTGTGCGAAGGACAGCAATACGACATCAATTTCGAGACGCAGGGTGATGTTACGTTTAATGATTACATCCGTATGATTACCTATAAAACAGGCGTTTTAAGTGCTTCTTCGTTTGAGATTGGCGCATTAATAGCAGGTGCTGATTTTAAAGATGCCAAAGCGGCGTTCAACTTTGGGAAGAATGTTGGCATTGCGTTCCAGATTATGGATGATTATCTGGATGTTTTTGGTGACCAAGAGCAATTTGGTAAAAAGCACGCCGGGGATATCTATGAAAATAAAAAGACCGTTCTTTACCTGCTCGCCAAAGAACATGGCACTGAAGAGGAACAAAAAGAGCTGGACTACTGGTACGCTAAGAAGACAGACAACGTTGATAAAGTGTACAGCGTGGAAAAAATCTTCCGCAGAACAAAAGTGGATGAAAAAACCCTGATGCTGATCCAGAAATACAATGAAATTGCCCAAGGCTACTTGAACCAAATCAATGTACCGGATGAGAAAAAGAAACCGTTCATAGAACTGGCAAACTATCTTTTAAGAAGAGAAAGCTAA
- a CDS encoding inorganic phosphate transporter: MELPILLIIIIALALIFDYINGFHDAANSIATIVSTKVLSPFQAVLWAAVWNFAAFFVAMYIIGEFKIGNTIAKTVNEDFINLEVIFSGLIAAIFWNLLTWWFGIPSSSSHTLIGGFLGAALMHALVMDYQQVVLAHPDLGFWTQMKLALQEVLTQNVVKYEKVIPIFLFIFMAPFIGMLVSIVITLIIVYFAKNSNPRKADQHFKKWQLVSSALFSLGHGLNDAQKVMGIIGAAVIYYHVSMIGGNDPYAMMDSADRFAHFTTDYMWVPFVSFLAIGLGTMSGGWKIVKTMGTKITKVTPLEGVSAETAGAATLFITDHLGIPVSTTHTITGAIIGVGLTKRVSAVRWGITVSLLWAWILTIPISAIVAGITYLVVIFVK, from the coding sequence ATGGAATTACCAATATTACTCATAATCATTATTGCGCTTGCGTTAATATTTGATTACATAAACGGGTTTCATGATGCTGCAAACTCCATTGCAACCATTGTTTCCACTAAGGTGCTTTCGCCGTTTCAGGCAGTGCTGTGGGCAGCGGTTTGGAACTTTGCCGCGTTTTTTGTGGCCATGTACATTATCGGTGAATTTAAAATCGGAAATACCATTGCCAAAACGGTTAATGAAGATTTTATCAACCTCGAAGTTATTTTTTCCGGCCTTATCGCCGCTATTTTCTGGAATTTACTTACCTGGTGGTTTGGTATCCCTTCATCCTCTTCCCATACGCTTATTGGTGGCTTCTTGGGTGCCGCGCTGATGCACGCGCTGGTGATGGATTATCAACAAGTAGTGCTGGCTCACCCAGATCTTGGTTTCTGGACTCAGATGAAACTTGCCTTGCAGGAAGTCCTTACACAAAATGTGGTGAAATACGAGAAAGTAATACCGATCTTCCTGTTTATATTCATGGCGCCATTCATTGGGATGCTGGTGTCCATCGTTATCACCCTTATCATCGTTTATTTTGCTAAAAACAGCAATCCGAGAAAAGCCGATCAGCACTTTAAGAAATGGCAGTTGGTATCTTCAGCACTGTTTAGCTTAGGACATGGGTTGAATGACGCGCAGAAGGTAATGGGTATCATAGGAGCGGCAGTAATTTACTATCACGTGAGCATGATTGGCGGTAACGATCCGTATGCGATGATGGACTCTGCGGACAGATTTGCGCATTTTACTACAGATTATATGTGGGTACCTTTTGTTTCATTCTTGGCGATAGGTTTGGGAACCATGAGCGGTGGCTGGAAGATCGTAAAAACGATGGGTACTAAGATTACAAAAGTAACCCCACTGGAAGGCGTGAGCGCAGAAACCGCTGGTGCCGCGACTTTGTTTATTACCGATCATCTGGGGATTCCGGTTTCTACAACCCACACCATTACCGGTGCTATCATTGGGGTAGGACTTACAAAACGGGTATCCGCCGTACGTTGGGGGATCACAGTAAGTTTGCTATGGGCCTGGATTCTTACCATCCCAATCTCTGCGATTGTTGCAGGAATTACCTATTTAGTTGTAATTTTTGTGAAGTAG
- a CDS encoding DUF47 domain-containing protein produces MGIGNIFKAFQPKDKVFFVLFEKVAETLVEMSKEFHEGLLDFDINDDTMLTNMSDYEHKLDDLTHEIFVQLGENFITPFDREDISHLASGLDDIADYMYASAKYIYLYKTPLDPAYTEFTLLIYKSCLEIQSAMANLKDFKNGKAVKESCIKINSYENIADDVLSQATVKLFETNDAINIIKIKSVLEYLEIVTDKAEDVANTMDSIVIKYA; encoded by the coding sequence ATGGGAATCGGTAATATTTTTAAAGCCTTCCAGCCCAAGGACAAAGTGTTCTTTGTATTGTTTGAAAAAGTAGCGGAAACGCTTGTGGAAATGTCTAAAGAGTTCCACGAGGGACTGCTTGATTTTGACATTAATGATGATACCATGCTGACAAACATGAGTGATTACGAGCACAAGCTTGATGACCTTACGCATGAAATCTTCGTACAGTTGGGCGAAAACTTCATTACCCCGTTCGATCGTGAAGACATCAGCCATCTTGCCAGCGGGCTTGATGATATTGCGGATTATATGTATGCATCTGCAAAATATATTTATCTGTACAAAACGCCTCTGGACCCTGCTTATACCGAATTTACGCTATTGATCTACAAATCTTGCCTGGAAATTCAGTCGGCCATGGCAAACCTTAAAGATTTTAAAAACGGGAAAGCGGTGAAGGAATCTTGCATCAAGATAAACTCTTATGAAAATATCGCTGATGATGTTTTGAGCCAGGCTACGGTGAAGCTTTTTGAAACCAATGATGCCATCAACATCATTAAAATAAAATCTGTTCTTGAATATCTGGAAATTGTAACTGACAAAGCGGAGGATGTTGCCAACACGATGGACAGTATCGTCATCAAGTATGCGTAA